One window from the genome of Pseudobdellovibrionaceae bacterium encodes:
- a CDS encoding helix-turn-helix domain-containing protein, which yields MDSEGFGYSLRKAREQHGLSLKQVAVAIKINAAVIENIEKENFDQLPKPVFTRGFVKTYCKYLDLDEEVILKKFDDQTNFTNNTAKRAEIEDDTTAGRTPFFLLVSKTLIPLFIIGALIAAGYGVFLVTQKYQNEVSVVKTDDIQAIHTANENTTDTEGADTPTAIETKSNADKTDKSVNTAAKAPSTTTSAVTTTPNVKPAESTIPEAEITQRLTLEPSAKTLVQIQIDDEEVQKIILRPDVNRTFQAKKRIKLSISDAGAVNIIYNRKDLGVLGILGQSLDLEFPDTKTKKQ from the coding sequence ATGGATTCAGAAGGTTTCGGTTATAGTCTTAGAAAAGCACGAGAGCAACATGGGCTCTCTTTAAAACAAGTTGCCGTGGCGATTAAAATCAACGCCGCAGTAATTGAAAATATCGAAAAAGAAAATTTCGACCAACTACCTAAACCTGTTTTCACTCGTGGATTTGTAAAAACCTATTGCAAATATCTAGACCTTGACGAAGAAGTGATCTTAAAAAAATTTGATGATCAAACCAACTTCACAAATAACACGGCCAAACGAGCTGAAATTGAAGACGACACGACCGCAGGTAGGACCCCCTTCTTTTTACTTGTTTCAAAAACTCTCATTCCGCTTTTTATCATTGGAGCACTTATTGCCGCTGGTTACGGTGTTTTTCTTGTAACACAAAAATACCAGAATGAAGTGAGCGTTGTTAAGACCGATGACATCCAAGCTATTCATACTGCTAACGAGAACACCACAGACACTGAAGGGGCAGATACTCCTACTGCTATAGAAACTAAGTCTAATGCTGACAAAACCGATAAGTCTGTAAACACGGCTGCTAAAGCGCCTTCCACCACAACTTCTGCTGTTACTACTACACCCAACGTGAAGCCTGCCGAGTCCACAATACCTGAAGCTGAGATCACCCAAAGACTTACACTTGAGCCTTCAGCAAAAACATTGGTTCAAATTCAGATTGACGATGAAGAGGTTCAAAAGATCATTCTTCGCCCCGATGTGAACCGTACCTTCCAAGCCAAAAAACGAATTAAATTAAGCATTAGTGACGCTGGTGCAGTAAATATCATCTACAATAGAAAAGACTTAGGAGTGTTGGGCATATTAGGTCAATCCCTTGATCTGGAATTCCCTGATACTAAAACCAAGAAGCAATGA